A DNA window from Loxodonta africana isolate mLoxAfr1 chromosome 7, mLoxAfr1.hap2, whole genome shotgun sequence contains the following coding sequences:
- the LOC100670092 gene encoding olfactory receptor 51A7-like encodes MLFNLLTMHTLNSSEIEISTFFLVGIPGLEHIHVWISIPICLMYLVAILGNCAILFVIRTEPSLHAPMYYFLSMLAVSDLGLSLSSLPTMLRVFLFNATGISPNACFAQEFFIHGFTDMESSVLLLMSFDRFLAIHNPLRYSSILTSARVAKIGLVFLIKSIFLVLPFPFTLKRLTYCRKSLLSHSYCLHQDVMKLACSDNTVNFFYGFFVALCVIADSVFIAVSYVFILKTVMGIGSHKERFKALNTCVSHICAVLIFYVPIIALASIHRFGKHKSLMAMILIANIFLLVPPLMNPIVYCVKTQQIREKFLGKLGLR; translated from the coding sequence ATGCTTTTCAACCTACTCACCATGCACACTCTCAATTCTTCTGAAATTGAAATCTCCACCTTCTTCCTGGTTGGAATCCCAGGATTGGAACATATTCATGTCTGGATCTCCATCCCTATCTGCCTCATGTACCTAGTGGCCATTCTGGGCAATTGCGCCATCCTCTTTGTGATCAGAACAGAGCCCTCACTCCATGCacccatgtactatttcctttCCATGTTGGCCGTCTCTGACCTGGGCctatccctctcctccctcccgaCTATGCTAAGGGTCTTCTTGTTCAATGCCACAGGAATTTCTCCAAATGCCTGCTTTGCTCAAGAATTCTTCATCCATGGATTCACAGATATGGAATCCTCAGTTCTTCTGCTCATGTCCTTTGACCGCTTTTTAGCCATACACAACCCTCTGAGATACAGCTCTATCCTGACCAGTGCTAGAGTTGCCAAAATAGGTCTGGTATTTCTCATTAAAAGTATATTCTtagtgcttccatttcctttcacTCTGAAAAGGTTGACATATTGTAGGAAAAGCCTACTTTCTCACTCCTATTGTCTCCATCAGGATGTCATGAAGCTGGCCTGCTCTGACAACACAGTCAACTTTTTCTATGGTTTCTTTGTTGCCCTCTGTGTGATAGCAGACAGTGTGTTCATTGCTGTGTCCTATGTGTTCATCCTAAAGACTGTGATGGGAATTGGATCCCATAAGGAGAGGTTCAAGGCCCTCAATACCTGTGTCTCCCACATCTGTGCTGTGCTTATATTCTATGTGCCCATTATTGCTTTGGCCTCCATCCATCGGTTTGGCAAGCACAAATCCCTAATGGCCATGATCCTCATTGCTAACATTTTCTTGCTAGTGCCACCTTTGATGAACCCCATTGTATATTGTGTGAAGACACAGCAAATTCGTGAAAAGTTTCTGGGGAAATTGGGTCTAAGATAA
- the LOC100674278 gene encoding olfactory receptor 51H1-like produces the protein MSVLNHTTWHHQTFTLTGIPGMSEKDFWMALPLCLLYSTTFLANVTILVVIKVERSLHKPMYYFLAMLAATDLSLSFSSMPTMLSVHWFNWRSVTFDACITQMFFIHTFEGVESGVLVAMAFDRFVAIRFPLHYATILTHGVIGKIGAAVLLRSVGAVLPVPFLIKRLPFCNSNVLSHTYCLHQDAMRLACADTRVNNIYGLLAVIFTIVLDTLILLVSYILIFHAVLGIASWEERLKALNTCLSHIFAVLLFYVPLIGMTLIHRYGKHLSPVVHTLMANIYLLLPPVLNLIMYSVRTKQIWWQIVRVFCRGRIDP, from the coding sequence ATGTCAGTACTGAACCACACCACCTGGCACCATCAGACTTTCACCCTGACTGGGATTCCAGGAATGTCGGAGAAGGACTTCTGGATGGCTTTGCCCCTCTGTCTTCTTTACAGTACCACTTTCCTTGCCAATGTCACCATCCTTGTTGTCATCAAAGTAGAGCGCAGCCTACACAAgcccatgtattattttttggccATGTTAGCTGCCACTGACCTCAGCCTTTCATTCTCTTCCATGCCCACCATGCTCAGTGTTCACTGGTTCAACTGGCGCTCAGTAACCTTTGATGCCTGTATCACCCAGATGTTCTTCATCCACACCTTTGAGGGAGTGGAATCAGGTGTTCTGGTGGCTATGGCCTTTGATCGCTTTGTTGCCATTCGGTTTCCTCTGCACTATGCTACCATTCTCACCCATGGTGTCATTGGCAAGATAGGTGCAGCAGTCCTTCTGAGAAGTGTAGGAGCTGTGTTACCAGTGCCTTTTCTTATCAAAAGGCTACCTTTCTGCAACTCCAATGTCCTTTCCCACACGTACTGCCTCCATCAGGATGCCATGAGGCTAGCCTGTGCTGACACCCGTGTCAATAACATCTATGGCTTACTGGCTGTGATCTTCACCATTGTGCTAGACACCTTGATCCTTCTGGTCTCTTATATTCTAATCTTTCATGCAGTCTTGGGCATTGCTTCCTGGGAAGAGAGGCTCAAGGCTCTCAATACTTGCCTCTCTCATATTTTTGCAGTGCTGCTTTTCTATGTGCCTCTCATTGGCATGACGCTGATTCACCGGTATGGGAAGCATTTGTCACCTGTAGTACACACACTCATGGCCAATATCTACCTGCTGCTCCCCCCTGTGCTCAATCTCATTATGTACAGTGTCAGAACCAAGCAGATCTGGTGGCAGATAGTCCGGGTTTTCTGCAGAGGCAGGATTGACCCTTAA
- the LOC100669802 gene encoding olfactory receptor 51H1-like gives MMNFNISHASYHSFILTGIPGMPDKNPWMAFALGFLYTLTLLGNGTILAVTKVDQSLHEPMYYFLSILALTDVSLSMSTLPTMLSIFWFNAPEIAFDACITQMFFIHGFGVVESGVLVSMAFDRFVAIRNPLRYVSILTQGVITKIGITVLARAVCVVFPVPFLIKRLPFCHSNVLSHPYCLHQDAMRLACASTRINSLYGLIIVIFTLGWDALIILFSYVLILQTVLGIASRAERFKTLNTCLSHICAVLLFYVPLIGVTMVHRFGKHLSPVVHTLMANIYLLLPPVMNPIVYSVKTKQIRRRIIQVFQRKV, from the coding sequence ATGATGAATTTTAATATATCACACGCCAGCTACCATAGTTTCATTCTGACAGGTATCCCAGGGATGCCAGACAAGAACCCATGGATGGCCTTTGCCTTGGGATTTCTCTACACACTAACTCTTCTGGGAAATGGCACCATCCTGGCTGTCACCAAGGTGGATCAGAGTCTCCATGAACCAATGTACTACTTCCTCTCTATCTTGGCTCTGACTGATGTTAGTCTCTCCATGTCTACCTTGCCCACCATGCTCAGCATCTTCTGGTTTAATGCCCCTGAGATTGCCTTTGATGCATGCATCACACAGATGTTCTTCATCCATGGATTCGGAGTAGTAGAATCAGGAGTGCTAGTGTCCATGGCCTTCGACAGATTTGTGGCCATCCGAAACCCACTACGCTATGTTTCCATCCTCACCCAAGGTGTTATTACCAAGATTGGAATAACTGTCCTTGCCCGGGCAGTCTGTGTGGTCTTCCCTGTGCCCTTCCTTATAAAACGGCTACCATTCTGTCATTCCAATGTCCTGTCTCATCCTTACTGTCTCCACCAAGATGCAATGCGACTAGCTTGTGCTAGCACCCGGATCAACAGCCTCTATGGCCTCATCATTGTCATCTTCACACTAGGGTGGGATGCTCTTATCATTCTTTTTTCCTACGTGCTCATCCTGCAGACTGTGCTGGGCATTGCCTCCAGAGCTGAAAGGTTCAAAACCCTTAACACCTGCCTCTCTCACATCTGTGCTGTGCTTCTCTTCTATGTTCCTCTCATTGGTGTCACCATGGTCCACAGATTTGGGAAGCATTTGTCACCAGTAGTGCACACACTAATGGCCAATATCTACCTGCTGCTCCCCCCAGTAATGAACCCCATTGTTTACAGTGTGAAGACTAAGCAGATACGAAGACGGATCATCCAAGTGTTCCAGAGGAAAGTCTAG
- the LOC100674564 gene encoding olfactory receptor 51T1 gives MLIFNNTTSPSSNFLLTAFPGLERGHVWISIPVCCLYTIALLGNSMILFVIITNKSLHKPMYYFLSMLSAVDLCLTITTLPTVLGVLWLHFQEISFKACLIQMFFIHTFSFLESSVLVAMAFDRFMAICNPLKYATILTDMMTTVIGLVICIRQVIIMFFMFLALKNMSFQGGQELSHPFCYFADIIKYAYSNPWVASFGGMFFQLYLTGTDLLFILLSYVLILRTVLSIVAPKKQQKALSTCVCHICAVTVFYVPMITLSMAHRLYSSTPRVLCGILANVYLLVPPVLNPVIYSLKTKTIRQTMLQLFQSRGSSRSSGRGLRGRWG, from the coding sequence ATGTTAATTTTCAATAACACCACATCGCCCTCCTCAAATTTCCTCCTCACTGCTTTCCCTGGCTTGGAACGTGGTCATGTGTGGATCTCCATTCCTGTGTGCTGTCTCTACACCATTGCCCTCTTGGGGAACAGCATGATTCTGTTTGTCATCATTACTAACAAGAGTCTCCACAAGCCTATGTACTATTTCCTCTCGATGCTGTCAGCTGTTGACCTATGCTTGACTATCACAACCCTCCCCACTGTGCTTGGGGTTCTCTGGTTACATTTCCAGGAGATCAGCTTTAAAGCCTGCCTCATTCAAATGTTCTTTATACATACCTTCTCCTTCCTGGAGTCCTCAGTGCTGGTAGCCATGGCCTTTGACCGCTTCATGGCCATCTGTAATCCACTGAAGTATGCCACTATCCTCACAGACATGATGACCACGGTGATTGGGCTGGTCATCTGCATCCGGCAAGTAATTATCATGTTTTTCATGTTTCTAGCTTTGAAGAACATGTCTTTCCAGGGAGGTCAAGAGCTCTCCCATCCATTTTGCTACTTCGCGGACATAATCAAATACGCATATTCTAACCCTTGGGTGGCCAGTTTTGGGGGCATGTTTTTTCAGCTGTATCTGACTGGCACTGACTTATTGTTCATCCTTTTATCCTATGTCCTCATCCTCCGTACTGTTCTGAGCATCGTGGCACCCAAGAAGCAACAAAAAGCCCTTAGCACTTGTGTCTGTCACATCTGTGCTGTCACTGTTTTCTACGTGCCAATGATCACCCTATCTATGGCACATCGCCTCTACAGCTCTACTCCAAGAGTGCTCTGTGGCATTTTGGCCAATGTTTATCTGCTTGTACCACCTGTACTGAATCCTGTAATTTATAGCTTGAAGACCAAGACAATCCGCCAGACTATGCTCCAGCTGTTCCAATCCAGGGGTTCAAGCAGATCCAGTGGGAGGGGTCTTAGAGGAAGGTGGGGCTGA